In Labrys wisconsinensis, the following proteins share a genomic window:
- a CDS encoding allantoate amidohydrolase, with amino-acid sequence MTSASEPSRDDADIAMARLDALAACTDEPGRITRLAFSPALRDANARVLAWMREAGMAAGIDAAGNVVGRWEAETAGASAVMIGSHLDTVRDGGRYDGPLGVVAGIAVVERLRREGRRLPLAVEVIGFADEEGVRFGGSILGSAAVAGTLAPDWRERRDADGIDAATALRSFGVDPDGVGAASRRRDPPAAYLELHIEQGPALEDADVPLGCVTAIAGATRLLVTVDGTAGHAGTVPMRLRRDALAAAAECVLAVERLCAGAEAVGTVGHLRVAPDAVNVIPGRVRFSVDIRAAQDEVRTRLVDAALAEFQASARRRRVELAWQVTSRTETTPCSPRLVEALAGVLAGMGLPAPRLASGAGHDGIAVSAITEIGMLFLRCAGGISHHPAESVTVADVRLGIEALHRWSLALRRG; translated from the coding sequence GTGACGTCCGCTTCTGAGCCGAGCCGGGACGACGCCGACATCGCGATGGCGCGTCTCGACGCGCTCGCGGCCTGCACCGACGAGCCCGGCCGGATCACGCGCCTCGCCTTCTCGCCGGCGTTGCGCGACGCCAATGCCCGCGTCCTCGCCTGGATGCGCGAGGCCGGCATGGCGGCTGGGATCGACGCGGCCGGCAATGTCGTCGGCCGCTGGGAGGCGGAGACCGCCGGCGCCTCTGCCGTGATGATCGGCTCGCATCTCGACACCGTGCGCGACGGCGGCCGCTATGACGGGCCGCTCGGCGTGGTCGCGGGCATCGCCGTGGTCGAACGGCTGCGGCGCGAGGGCCGCCGCCTGCCCCTCGCCGTGGAGGTGATCGGCTTCGCCGACGAGGAGGGCGTGCGCTTCGGCGGCTCGATCCTCGGCAGCGCCGCCGTGGCCGGCACGCTGGCGCCGGACTGGCGGGAGCGGCGCGACGCCGACGGCATCGACGCTGCGACGGCGCTGCGCAGCTTCGGCGTCGATCCGGACGGCGTCGGCGCCGCCAGCCGGCGCCGGGATCCGCCGGCCGCCTATCTCGAGCTGCATATCGAGCAGGGACCGGCGCTGGAGGACGCGGATGTTCCGCTCGGCTGCGTCACCGCCATCGCCGGGGCGACGCGCCTGCTGGTCACCGTCGACGGCACTGCGGGGCACGCCGGCACCGTGCCGATGCGTCTGCGGCGCGATGCGCTCGCCGCCGCCGCCGAATGCGTGCTGGCGGTCGAACGCCTCTGCGCCGGCGCCGAGGCCGTCGGCACGGTCGGCCACCTGCGGGTCGCCCCCGATGCCGTGAACGTCATCCCCGGCCGGGTGCGCTTCTCCGTCGACATCCGCGCGGCGCAGGACGAGGTCCGCACCAGGCTCGTCGACGCCGCCCTGGCGGAGTTCCAGGCGTCCGCCCGGCGCCGCAGGGTCGAGCTTGCCTGGCAGGTCACCAGCCGGACCGAGACGACGCCCTGCTCGCCACGCCTCGTCGAAGCTCTGGCCGGGGTCCTCGCGGGCATGGGCCTGCCCGCCCCACGCCTGGCGAGCGGCGCGGGCCATGACGGCATCGCCGTGAGCGCGATCACCGAGATCGGCATGCTGTTCCTGCGCTGCGCAGGCGGCATCAGCCATCATCCCGCCGAAAGCGTCACCGTCGCAGACGTCCGGCTCGGCATCGAGGCGCTCCATCGCTGGAGCCTGGCGCTGCGCCGCGGCTGA
- the allE gene encoding (S)-ureidoglycine aminohydrolase gives MHPRSMPVKPGRLPPGAYGHTRGVVKRNYAVMPPEGIMDSYLPRWEKTIVRFQAAPQLGARFAQALLEIAPDGGTCEAFGDGLERFFYITGGPVMLTVEGTAFPLDREGFAYLPPETRFSLRNDGPQEAAVIGLKRPYEPAGLPVPEPIVSRRSAVEKVNHNGTEGRTWEHLLPHGDMRFDMEMNILSFAPGAHFPDVETHINEHGLVMLEGQGMYLLDQDWHEVWQGDFIWMGPYCPQLFYPTGWTPSAYLLYKDVNRDVRF, from the coding sequence ATGCATCCCCGCTCGATGCCGGTGAAGCCGGGCCGCCTGCCGCCCGGCGCCTATGGCCATACCCGCGGCGTCGTGAAGCGCAACTATGCCGTGATGCCGCCCGAAGGCATCATGGACAGCTACCTCCCGCGCTGGGAGAAGACCATCGTGCGCTTCCAGGCCGCGCCGCAGCTCGGCGCCCGCTTTGCCCAGGCCCTGCTCGAGATCGCGCCGGACGGCGGCACGTGCGAAGCCTTCGGCGACGGCCTGGAGCGGTTCTTCTACATCACCGGCGGGCCGGTGATGCTCACGGTCGAGGGCACGGCCTTCCCGCTCGACCGCGAAGGCTTTGCCTATCTCCCGCCGGAGACCCGCTTCTCCCTGCGCAATGACGGCCCGCAAGAGGCCGCCGTGATCGGCCTGAAGCGGCCCTATGAGCCGGCCGGGCTGCCGGTGCCCGAGCCGATCGTCTCCCGGCGCTCCGCGGTCGAGAAAGTCAACCACAACGGCACGGAGGGCCGCACCTGGGAGCACCTCCTGCCCCATGGCGACATGCGCTTCGACATGGAGATGAACATCCTGTCCTTCGCGCCAGGCGCCCATTTTCCCGATGTGGAGACCCACATCAACGAGCACGGGCTGGTGATGCTGGAAGGCCAGGGCATGTATCTCCTCGACCAGGACTGGCACGAGGTCTGGCAGGGCGACTTCATCTGGATGGGCCCCTATTGTCCGCAGCTGTTCTACCCCACGGGTTGGACCCCCTCGGCCTATCTCCTCTACAAGGACGTCAACCGTGACGTCCGCTTCTGA
- a CDS encoding Rid family hydrolase → MTDIIRTPIEEMPTKSKVAIHRFPGGGGFLWCVATARDLTLDLPGQAEDALAVIDGYLRDHGLDRTRIMRAEVIVTDHGRKPEFDAVWAKWMPAGCGPVRSFVQSVMPDGDLVEIIMTVALPADF, encoded by the coding sequence ATGACCGACATCATCCGCACCCCGATCGAGGAGATGCCGACCAAGTCCAAGGTCGCGATCCACCGCTTTCCCGGCGGCGGCGGCTTCCTCTGGTGCGTCGCCACCGCGCGCGACCTGACGCTGGACCTGCCCGGCCAGGCCGAGGACGCGCTCGCGGTCATCGACGGCTATCTCCGCGACCACGGCCTCGACCGGACCCGGATCATGCGGGCCGAGGTGATCGTCACCGACCATGGCCGCAAGCCCGAATTCGACGCGGTCTGGGCGAAATGGATGCCCGCAGGCTGCGGCCCCGTCCGCTCCTTCGTGCAGTCGGTGATGCCCGACGGCGACCTCGTCGAGATCATCATGACGGTGGCGCTGCCGGCCGATTTCTGA
- the hydA gene encoding dihydropyrimidinase: MTDDFDLAIRGGTVVTETQVFRADVGIRGGRIAAVGENLAGRQTIEADGLLVMPGGVDTHCHLDQVEPGMGYGAEDFVTGSRSALAGGTTTAISFVAQFKGEPIRDVLAETLRRGERSIIDYSFHQIVTDPTDAVLAEIPAIVASGIRSLKVFLTYDGARLDDRQFLRVLAAARREGAMVAVHCENYDAIGWLTEQLLAAGLTAPKYHAWSRPKVVERETTYRAIALAELVDTPIQVFHVSCAEVAEEIARAKRRGLKVWGETCPQYFALTAADMDRPGFEGSKAMCSPAPRDEADHEGLWEMMRQGVLDVVSSDHSAFNTTGHHAKDMHGRDASFRDIPNGVPGVGSRLPLLFSEGVVKGRIDLPTFVALTAANPARIYGLGGRKGTIAPGADADIVLWDPGKRVTLTNALLQHAVDYTPYEGREVTGWPVMTIRRGIPAMREGKLLAEEGSGRFLPRGPYDLARPLGRLANGFDAARAQLA, from the coding sequence GGCGAAAACCTCGCCGGCCGGCAGACGATCGAGGCCGACGGCCTGCTGGTGATGCCGGGCGGGGTCGACACCCATTGCCATCTCGACCAGGTCGAGCCGGGCATGGGCTATGGCGCCGAGGACTTTGTCACCGGCAGCCGCTCGGCGCTGGCCGGCGGCACGACCACGGCGATCTCCTTCGTCGCCCAGTTCAAGGGCGAGCCGATCCGCGACGTGCTGGCCGAGACGCTGCGGCGGGGCGAGCGCTCGATCATCGACTACAGCTTCCACCAGATCGTCACCGATCCGACCGATGCGGTGCTGGCCGAGATCCCGGCGATCGTCGCCTCCGGCATCCGCAGCCTCAAGGTCTTCCTCACCTATGACGGCGCCCGGCTCGACGACCGCCAGTTCCTGCGCGTGCTCGCCGCCGCGCGGCGCGAGGGCGCCATGGTGGCGGTGCATTGCGAGAACTACGACGCCATCGGCTGGCTGACCGAGCAGCTCCTGGCCGCCGGCCTGACCGCGCCGAAATACCATGCCTGGTCGCGGCCCAAGGTGGTGGAGCGCGAGACGACCTACCGCGCCATCGCCCTGGCCGAGCTGGTCGACACCCCGATCCAGGTCTTCCACGTCTCCTGCGCCGAGGTCGCCGAGGAGATCGCCCGGGCCAAGCGCCGCGGCCTCAAGGTCTGGGGCGAGACCTGCCCGCAGTATTTCGCCCTCACCGCCGCCGACATGGACCGCCCCGGCTTCGAGGGGTCGAAGGCCATGTGCAGCCCGGCACCGCGCGACGAGGCCGACCACGAGGGCCTGTGGGAGATGATGCGCCAGGGCGTGCTCGACGTCGTCTCCTCCGACCACAGCGCCTTCAACACCACCGGCCACCATGCCAAGGACATGCACGGCCGGGACGCCTCCTTCCGCGACATCCCCAACGGCGTGCCGGGCGTCGGCTCGCGCCTGCCGCTGCTGTTCTCCGAGGGCGTGGTCAAGGGCCGCATCGACCTCCCCACCTTCGTCGCCCTGACGGCCGCCAACCCGGCGCGGATCTACGGCCTCGGCGGGCGCAAGGGCACCATCGCGCCGGGCGCCGATGCCGACATCGTGCTGTGGGACCCGGGCAAGCGCGTCACCCTGACCAATGCGCTGCTGCAGCATGCCGTCGACTACACGCCCTATGAGGGACGCGAGGTGACGGGCTGGCCGGTGATGACCATCCGCCGCGGCATCCCAGCCATGCGCGAGGGCAAGCTGCTGGCGGAGGAAGGCTCGGGCCGGTTCCTGCCACGCGGCCCCTACGACCTCGCCCGGCCGCTCGGCCGCCTCGCCAACGGCTTCGACGCCGCCCGCGCCCAACTCGCCTGA